ATGTACTCCGATGACCATCTTCCTGTTTGGGTCTAGTGGCCCTCTGCCATGCTGAAGCACAGCTGTATTTTTATTCTTGCTCCTGCAATCTCATTCACAGACATATCTGGAAAAGTCAAGTTATGCTTTTGTGCCTCATTCCTCCTATACATCCTCCTCCCCAGTCTGTGAGGGTCCAAAAAGGGAGGAGGTTTTTTGCAGACCCAGAACAACATCCCTTCCCAGCACAAGAGGGAGAATGAGAAGAGGTAAAGCAGcaccaagtgtctgggtccctctTCTTTCTAGCTCTTCTTCATTTCCAGGGCTCCTGCCACACTTTCACTCTTTAATGCCTAGGTCCCTCCTCGGTTCCAGCCCTGGAAACCTCAGTGGCAATTAACTGGGTGGGGCCACCCGCCTGCTCACACACAGTTTGCCATCTGCACTTGCCAAGGGTCCCATCACCACCAAAGTTTCCCACAACCCGCTTCCTTTTAACTCATTCACTCTCCCAACTTTTTTCTGCCCACCTCCGTGGTTCCAGTCTCCAGACCACAATATAGACCCCCAATCATGTTCTGGTTGATTCATCCCCTTACTCCAATTCCTCTAAATCAGGGCTGGTATTTTAGGAAACAAAGATTATAGAGCACTGGAAAGGAAGAATTTCAGGCCTCTTGCCTCTCCCATGGCTCCTTCTCCAAAAGtgcctggctctggatttttaAGCAGCCCCCTCTCAGGCTATACATccccctgcttccccagcacaCATACCCCACTACTAAAGGCTATAGCTCTATCCCAGGCCACGTTCATTTTCAGAAACATGCTTTCTATGTGAAACTTTTCATTTTCAGGAAACTGGCAGGGCTGTATGATCTGGAACTGTACCTCACAGGTTAGGTAAACCTAGAGTTCTGACCACATAGTCAGTTATGCCTCAAGCCTCAAAGACCACCAACAGTACTAGTGGGAAGGACTCTAATAGGAATCAGACCAGCCATGTGGAAGGTCCCATCGTGTTTCTGTCTCCTCAATCCTACAGCGAGTTTTTAGAAAACTAAATGTAAATCTAATGCAAAGGCCTAGGTACTTATAGCCTTTGTCGGTCTTGGTAACGAAGCAGCCATGTTAAAGATGTTAATAATACACacacgtgcacgcacacacacacacatgcatgcggaTATAGAATCAATACTAACTTTTTACCCTCCTAAAGAATTTTATCCCTAATGGTCCCATCTCAAATCTCTCATTCCCACTAGAAATGAAGAGAACTTCCCTCACCTGTCAGGAACATCAGGGGCAAGAACAGGTGAAGGAAGAGGGCGAGCTTCATGCCTGGTTGTTCTCGTCCCGTATGCAAGtcctctgtgcctctgtccctctcttttgctgttttctttacTTTCCCTCTCATCCTGCCCCCTCCCACTGGcagctaaaaataaaattggaaggaATGGGAGGAGTGATGGTGGGGAACTGTGGGGAGCCCCAGACTAAGGAAAGGACTGAGCCCTCTTagtctccttctctgccttgatGCTGCCCCCTGCAGGCCTCACTTCAACAGCCAAGGCAAACGGCATTTGGACCATTAGTCCTGTTTGTTCTCCATCGTTTCTTGTTGCCTGGTCAATATTCTTCTCAGGCTTAGAAGAGAGAGACTAGGAGTGGAACACCGATTCTTCTCACTCCCTAACCTTATTGATGCCAACCTGGGATAAGGAAATCTAAAGAGCTGACAAAAGTGGTATCATTTCCTCATCCTTCCAAGGGAGTCCCAACATGTGAAGACATAGCCCCCAAACCGAGCCTTATCTGCCACACACCATTCAATTTTGTTTGTAGCATTTAACTTATGCTGCCTCACAGTGTTACAATTCTTGGTGATACATTTATGATGTAGTATTTTGTGAGGCTAGTATAATCACTTCAGTATTAAATTGCATCTCCTCGCTCAAACCTAATTTCTCAACTAGGCTATATACTTCTTGAAGTTTATGATAAGAACCGTGGAGCTTCTTAGCTTTTTGTATGTTCACTACCTAGGATCTTGTCCTTCACATTGAATGTACTCAATGAAAATGTGTGAATAATGTTAGTATAAAATATAAACCATAGTGATAGGAATAAGGGCCTCAAACGAGCAAAACATGGGTGACCAGACCAATTGTTGATGAGCAAATAGATCTTTAATTTGCTGACTTGGAAGAGTTGAGGGCACTAGCCATAAATATTTACATGGACTCATTATACAGTATTTACAAAATGCTAGACACAGCATCGGGCTAGACAGGCAAAGAGTGGGTAAGAACAGACTAGGCAACAGAGCTCTGAAATAAAAGTGTAAACCAAAATCCAAAGATTCAAGTACAGGAAGGGTCAGGACCAAATTATGAAGGAGGCTGAGAAAGGAGACATGGGGGAAAAGGAGGCATCAAATAGCCTATTGTACAAAGCTAGCAAGCGAGAGCTCACCACGACACAAAGTCTCAAAATTATGATTTACAGTCCAAAGACTCTGCCACCAGCTACCTCTGTGAGAAAAAAGAAGGTAATTAGAATCTTACAGACCACGTCTTACACCTTGTCTATCTGATAAAATTCCTGGACAGGAgattaaaaaggtaaaaagagaTGTACAGTGGCAGAACCTTAAACAGACTtgagaaacaaagtaaaaattgAAGAGAGACACAGGCAATGAAAAAGAACCAGCACACAAGCTCAGGCATACCTGGGTATTAGGATCATCTTACCCACTTCACAAGTTACCTTTCCTTATCTCAGCTTTTCCAaagctcctcccccacctccaaaaTCAATGGATTTTAGCCCCAATCCAGGAGAATTAAAATAAGGCCGGTATATGGGGAAGATGGAAAATTCCACCTCCCAGAGTCAGGTCTCTGCCTTATCCTGTACCAGAGTGTTAGGGCTTGAGTCGTAGCCAGGGACAGATAAGGGTGAGAATAGACAGGATGGAGGACACAAGGCCACAAAGTCCCACAATCCCAGGGCCACAGCGCCAGAGGCCTAGTTTGTCCAGTGGAATGAAGAGATCACAGGCATTTCTGATCACATCCAGCAGAAGTGGGGGATGACCTCGAAGGACCCGAGCCAGCAGCAGGACTCGGAGCCGAAGCTTCAGAGCCAGTTGGGGAAggcttcctcccagggtccccGGGCTGCTGGTCCCCCCAGTTTCAGTTCCTCCTAGAACACTTCCTCCAGAACCCTTCAGTCGCCGGGTATAAGCTGAAGACTCTTGTTCCATAAGGAGACGAATCTCGTAAGCATCACGGCTCAAATTCATGATGAGTGAAAACAAATAGTACCTGAAACACACAAGAAAGAAGGGCCAGTAAGGGCAGCTGTACTTTCTTATCATATCCAATGTACCACTTTAACAAAGGGACGGATTATACCTTAAGGGCCTATGTTTGGCCTAGTAATTAACATGACCAATCCCTCATCAGAGCACTTTAGTTCAGCACCTCACCTTCAGCTGCCAACACCAGCTTTGTGCAAATCCTagcaggatggctcaaatgactgggttcctgccattcaagtgggaaacctgaattttcagttcctggctttgaactggtgtTTGATGTGGGCTTTGAGGGTCTGAATCAGTGGACAGGTGCACtgtctccttctgtgtctctcaagtAAACATGCAATTGTAtacaatttttttagatttatttattatttttattggaaactcagatacacagagaggaggagagacagagaggaagatcttccatccattgattcactccccaaaatggctgcaacgaacagagctgtgctgatccaaagccaggagccaggaacctcttctgggtctcccgtgtgggtacagggtcccaaggctttgggccgttcttgacttatttcctaggccacaagcagggagctggatgggaaatggggctgccgggatatgaaacagcgaccatatgggatcctggagcatgcatggtgaggactttagccactaggctactgtgccaagctctatataaattttttttaaaagattgatttatttttgttggaaaggtacgtttatgcagagaaggaaagacaaagatctttaatttgctggttcactacccaagtggccgcaacagccagagctgagctattccaaaaccaggggccaggagctttttctgggtctcccacacagatagtGCCCCAAGacttttggctgtcctctgctgttttcctaggccacaagcagggagctagatggaaatcggatcagctgggacatgaacccatatgTGCTGCTcgcacttgaaggcagaggattggtCAACTGAACCATCATGTCAGCCCCAACATatgatttttctcttaaaataaggGGGGGGGGATTATACACTAGAGCAACAGCAGTGAACGCTATCACTCACTAACAGAAATATTAGAGTTGTCCTCCTCCaggtgtgggggggagggagcaccccctatgcttctaaatctgtatcgTGAAAAAGGTGAAATCTTCTTGATGGTTGCCACGGTTACCAGAGGAAGACAGAGTTTGCTTTGAACCCAGTAAATTACTCTGACCTCAGACTGAAACCCAGAAAGGACAGCAGAAATCTGGTACACCCCTGAAATCTAGCCTAACAGAGCCACTGCTGGACCAATGACGGACGCCAGCCAATATCCAACACCGAATAACGACCGAAGCTTCCATGTCAAGAGGGGCTTATAACTCCCTGCACACCCTTTCCTTGCCTTTCTGTACCTTTATCGCTCCTTCTCCACATCTGTCTTTCCACTGCAAGGGAGAAAGGCCCAGGAACTGGAGTTTCTTTGAATAAAGGTCATCTATATTCTTTTCTATACTTGGCTGATATGTTCCTTCTTGGGGGGTCAGCGAATCTAACatttctcattttatataaatttaaaaaacaaataattcaaaaaaacaagaaatgtccTCCTTTGAGGACAGTATATTAAATAAGTCACACATAAATAGACAATTACAGTGTGATGTCACTTATCTGTGCAATCTAAAATAGTCTAACTCAGAACCACAGATGGAATGATAGTTGCAAGGGGTTTAGCAGTGGGGGAAACAGGAAGGTATTGGTCAAGGTACAAAGTTTCAGTATTGCAAGATGGATAGATTCTGGAGACCTGATGTTCATCTAATGTAAACCACGGTACCTATAGTTAACAATACTGTACTATATACTTGAAATTTGCTAAAAGCATAGATCTTAAGTTTTCTTACTGTTTAAAAAACGGTaactggggcccggcgcagtggcctagcagctaaggtcctcgccttgaaagccccgggatcccatatgggcgccggttctaatcccagcagctccacttcccatccagctccctgcttgtggcctgggaaagcagttgaggacggcccaatgcattgggaccctgcacccgcatgggagacccggaagaggttccaggttcccggcttcggatcggcgcagcatcagcccgttgcggctcacttggggagtgaatcatcggacggaagatcttcctctctctctcctcctctgtgtatatctggctgtaataaaatgaataaatctttaaaaaaaaaaacggtaaCTATATTAGGTGATGGATACTTTAATTAGTTTGTGATCATTTAACATGCATATTAAAAAATGGAGCTGTACATCTTAAATGTAATTTGTACTTGTCAATTATGTTcccaaaattacagaaaaaaatgcctTCCCACCCTTCTAAAATTAACATGTGCTTAAAATGGATCTTAAGATTCTGGTTAAAATTTATGAGCATCAGGGTGCCAAcgtgagaactggggctgggagcaggcctggcacaTGTTTTATTGGTGtacgaagggtcaagggctagaggaaagtgggtaaaagaattgtttttacactctcttctgtccttcctgtatctggaagaGGGGAGACATagcagaagccacacccagcctccctaccaacccagggtccctgatgtggggcgtgctccaagggtcctgctcaagtggttttgatagttcaacagttctgtattgctgccagtcttgccactccaatcatgtaATTTCTCCATACTCCACtgatacagtccaccttagagtctccatttgcccgggAGACTCACTGCCAACTATTTTCTGGGACAGCTGATCaatgtgttctgtcctctgttatggaaccagctgtcctctgcatgctccagtgtactgccatatcctccatacgcatctggatatgctgtctactgctctaaGCCATGCCCATGCTTTCCATcatcagatcatggaacctgcaatttcctccatggttggagttttgagtccagcagttcagttggggggattcccaaagaaacttcatctgaggtaatcccagacctgattcttgtgtgtgcacgccaatacagggtccagcacagtccgtcgcccaaATCAGCCTTTGTGCACACTGTTAGtcacaattgctgggtcagttctgtatccagccctgtttcccacacagactaatgggtgttgcagcccagctcaatcctgctcaccacatactcagccctcatgcaaaccagtgggagctgcagcctagccagagcaacccacaataacccccatcaggcccatccCCTGCtatagttcccatgcttgccagtatgtgcagcagactggcccagtctgtcgcacatcccattcagctctcataccagtcaatgggcattgaagcctagttcaacccaaccaggcccactatccagcccacacatgtactggcaagtacaactgtctgtctagccatgcctgtcccagtcctgattctcattctcaccagtcagagtggcaacctgAGAGGGAAGTATTCagtgtttccctactgggcccactcccactcccggaccttacactttccaggtggttctgcagtttagcttgatagAGTTTTCCCTCCGTGCCAGAATCtgttagctgatgctgcagcaaagtgcAAAAAACCCACACCCTcaggcttatgcatgtaccagcaggtacagtcctaggctgcagcactttcaaatgcatgtgagagctggggctggggtgggctgggtggGTTAGACCACAACACTGATCAGTGTACATAAAAGCCAGGGTGGGTTAGGTTTCACAGTGCCTAGTTCAAGCCTTGGTtacttggcttctgatccagcttcctgctaacgcacctgggaggtagcagagacTAGTTCAAGTATTCGagcctctgtcacctatgtaggagagctagatggagtttctggctcctggcttcagcctggctcagccctcgcTGTTAAGCAGCAGGCTTTGgaaaagtaaaccagtgaatggaatatttgtctctttctctctctgtaactttgcctttcaattaaataagcaaatcttccaaaaaattttttcttagttA
This window of the Ochotona princeps isolate mOchPri1 chromosome 2, mOchPri1.hap1, whole genome shotgun sequence genome carries:
- the PEX11B gene encoding peroxisomal membrane protein 11B isoform X1, encoding MDAWVHFSAQSQARERLCRAAQYACSLLGHALQRHGASPELQKQVRQLEGHLSLGRKLLRLGNSADALESAKRAVHLSDVVLRFCITVSHLNRALYFACDNVLWAGRSGLAPRVDQEKWAQRSFRYYLFSLIMNLSRDAYEIRLLMEQESSAYTRRLKGSGGSVLGGTETGGTSSPGTLGGSLPQLALKLRLRVLLLARVLRGHPPLLLDVIRNACDLFIPLDKLGLWRCGPGIVGLCGLVSSILSILTLICPWLRLKP
- the PEX11B gene encoding peroxisomal membrane protein 11B isoform X2; its protein translation is MGKLRAAQYACSLLGHALQRHGASPELQKQVRQLEGHLSLGRKLLRLGNSADALESAKRAVHLSDVVLRFCITVSHLNRALYFACDNVLWAGRSGLAPRVDQEKWAQRSFRYYLFSLIMNLSRDAYEIRLLMEQESSAYTRRLKGSGGSVLGGTETGGTSSPGTLGGSLPQLALKLRLRVLLLARVLRGHPPLLLDVIRNACDLFIPLDKLGLWRCGPGIVGLCGLVSSILSILTLICPWLRLKP